In Archangium violaceum, the following are encoded in one genomic region:
- a CDS encoding macro domain-containing protein, which produces MTPRIVEGDLLEQRVDAIVNAWNRNIIPWWLLLPQGVSGAIKKRGGVGPFRELARVGPMPLGSAVVTSAGRLPYRGIIHVTGIDMLWRSSERAIRDSVANALARAREHGFRSVAFPVIGSGSGGFDEARALEVMVSALEASDADIDVTVVRYRRR; this is translated from the coding sequence ATGACGCCGCGCATCGTCGAGGGAGACCTGCTGGAGCAGCGGGTCGACGCCATCGTCAACGCCTGGAACCGGAACATCATCCCCTGGTGGTTGCTGCTGCCGCAGGGAGTGTCGGGGGCCATCAAGAAGCGGGGTGGGGTGGGGCCCTTCCGCGAGCTGGCGCGCGTGGGGCCGATGCCGCTCGGTTCGGCGGTGGTCACCTCCGCGGGCCGCCTGCCCTACCGGGGCATCATCCATGTCACCGGCATCGACATGCTCTGGCGCTCGTCGGAGCGGGCCATCCGGGACTCGGTGGCCAACGCGCTCGCGCGGGCGAGGGAGCACGGTTTCCGCTCCGTGGCGTTTCCGGTCATCGGCTCGGGCAGTGGCGGCTTCGACGAGGCGCGCGCCCTGGAGGTGATGGTGTCCGCGCTGGAGGCGAGTGACGCCGACATCGACGTGACCGTGGTTCGTTACCGCCGGCGCTGA
- a CDS encoding group II truncated hemoglobin encodes MSTEMKPIGLKIPGTDDDWVPSMEDMPFHRLGGEEGVRALAEAFYDAMDAHEPALARLHELEDGKVSRGMRERFGLFLIGWLGGPQQYIEKHGHPRLRMRHGHVPVDVAMRDAWLRSMQRAMDARGVTGGVRRFLDQRFGDVADFLRNVEG; translated from the coding sequence ATGTCCACCGAGATGAAGCCCATCGGGCTGAAGATTCCTGGCACCGACGATGACTGGGTCCCCTCCATGGAGGACATGCCCTTCCACCGCCTCGGCGGCGAGGAGGGCGTGCGCGCCCTGGCAGAGGCCTTCTACGACGCCATGGATGCTCACGAGCCAGCGCTCGCCCGCCTGCATGAGCTGGAGGATGGCAAGGTCTCGCGTGGCATGCGCGAGCGCTTTGGTCTCTTCCTCATCGGCTGGCTGGGCGGACCCCAGCAGTACATCGAGAAGCATGGCCACCCGCGCCTGCGCATGCGCCATGGTCATGTCCCCGTGGATGTCGCCATGCGCGACGCCTGGTTGCGCAGCATGCAGCGCGCGATGGATGCCCGCGGGGTGACGGGCGGCGTGCGCCGCTTCCTCGACCAGCGCTTCGGCGACGTGGCCGACTTCCTGCGCAACGTCGAGGGCTGA
- a CDS encoding DUF4184 family protein, with the protein MPVTLPAHAAAVLPFFRLSRWGLTPTALIIGACAPDLSYLYALRELGDFAHTVPGFISFCVPVGLVVLLWLEALVLPALRLALPEVAGIQWGRFARTEGLPRTPLACLLVVVALVLGAATHILWDGFTHHTMWPAEVLYPDIRVPAGSRELPLARVLQHASSLVGSLLVLGYMARRYPRLAPVPGGSVADFLRVLLPTVAGACVGLGLRLSRYQDMGALEAQLWWAFWPTVTGALVGLTLGCALVRWRAWRIASTVSVQQ; encoded by the coding sequence GTGCCCGTCACCCTTCCCGCCCATGCCGCCGCGGTCCTGCCCTTCTTCCGGCTCTCCCGCTGGGGGCTGACACCCACCGCGCTCATCATCGGGGCCTGCGCGCCCGATCTCTCCTACCTGTACGCGTTGCGAGAGCTCGGCGACTTCGCGCACACCGTCCCGGGTTTCATCTCCTTCTGTGTGCCCGTGGGGCTGGTGGTCCTGCTGTGGCTGGAGGCGCTCGTCCTTCCCGCGTTGCGCCTCGCGCTGCCCGAGGTCGCTGGCATCCAGTGGGGCCGCTTCGCGCGCACCGAGGGCCTGCCGCGTACGCCGCTCGCCTGTCTTCTCGTCGTCGTGGCGCTCGTGCTCGGCGCCGCCACGCACATCCTCTGGGACGGCTTCACCCACCACACCATGTGGCCCGCCGAGGTCCTCTATCCGGACATCCGCGTGCCAGCCGGGAGCAGGGAGCTGCCGCTCGCCCGCGTCCTGCAACACGCCTCGTCCCTGGTGGGCTCGCTCCTCGTGCTCGGGTACATGGCACGCCGCTATCCACGCCTGGCCCCCGTGCCAGGGGGCTCCGTGGCCGACTTCCTCCGCGTGCTGTTGCCCACCGTCGCCGGGGCCTGCGTGGGACTCGGGTTGCGGCTGTCGCGCTACCAGGACATGGGCGCGCTGGAGGCGCAGCTCTGGTGGGCCTTCTGGCCCACGGTGACGGGGGCGCTCGTCGGGCTCACCCTCGGGTGCGCGCTCGTGCGGTGGCGCGCGTGGCGCATCGCGTCCACGGTCTCCGTTCAGCAGTAG
- a CDS encoding GNAT family N-acetyltransferase: protein MPLDNPPVLLTTRRLNLAVLPPDAAARVLAYHEANREHLGPVSPARPDNFFTHTWWRSRLAQDAEDWRRGLALRLFILSREAPLTAAPVLGSVSLTDIRRGPLQSCEMGFGLDHAHQGQGLMTEAVRAVCDYAFGPMGLHRIQANHLPENHRSAAVLHRLGFTVEGLARELVLIQDRWRDHVLTALLAPRTPAG from the coding sequence ATGCCCCTGGACAACCCGCCCGTCCTGCTCACCACCCGACGTCTGAACCTGGCCGTGCTGCCACCAGACGCCGCCGCGCGCGTGCTGGCCTACCACGAGGCCAACCGCGAGCACCTCGGCCCCGTCTCGCCCGCGCGCCCCGACAACTTCTTCACCCATACCTGGTGGCGCTCACGGCTGGCCCAGGACGCCGAGGACTGGCGGCGGGGGCTCGCCCTGCGCCTCTTCATCCTGTCGCGCGAGGCACCCCTCACCGCCGCGCCCGTCCTCGGCAGCGTGTCCCTCACCGACATCCGCCGCGGGCCCCTCCAGTCCTGCGAGATGGGCTTCGGGCTCGACCACGCACACCAGGGCCAGGGGTTGATGACCGAGGCCGTGCGCGCCGTGTGCGACTACGCCTTCGGGCCCATGGGCCTGCACCGCATCCAGGCCAACCACCTGCCGGAGAACCACCGCAGCGCCGCCGTGCTGCACCGCCTCGGCTTCACCGTCGAGGGGCTGGCACGCGAGCTCGTCCTCATCCAGGACCGCTGGCGCGACCACGTCCTCACGGCGCTGTTGGCGCCTCGTACACCGGCAGGGTGA
- a CDS encoding 5'-3' exonuclease produces the protein MRLHLVDGTYELYRAHFSPRPGHSSPDGQDVKATVGLVSSMLALLHDSGEAVTHVALAFDNPIRSFRNDLFAGYKSDEGVPPELHAQFDLAEEAARALGLTVWSMKDFEADDALATASARWAGRVEQVRLLTPDKDLGQCVRGRKVVQVDRKQQKELDEDAVRAKLGVPPASVPDLLALVGDDADGIPGLPGFGEKGASALLCAYGHLDAIPADAASWTVRPRGAEKLAATLREHREDALLYRKLATLVTDAPLAESLEDLAWAGVPRARFLALCDSLGLTTLKTRPKRWAPDAA, from the coding sequence ATGCGCCTGCACCTCGTCGACGGTACCTATGAGCTCTACCGTGCCCACTTCTCGCCTCGGCCCGGGCACTCCTCGCCCGATGGCCAGGACGTGAAGGCCACCGTGGGGCTCGTCTCCTCGATGCTCGCGTTGCTGCATGACTCCGGGGAGGCGGTGACCCATGTGGCCCTCGCCTTCGACAACCCCATTCGCTCGTTCCGCAATGACCTCTTCGCCGGTTACAAGTCCGACGAGGGCGTTCCCCCCGAGTTGCACGCGCAGTTCGACCTCGCCGAGGAGGCCGCTCGGGCGCTCGGGCTCACCGTGTGGTCCATGAAGGACTTCGAGGCGGATGATGCACTGGCCACCGCCTCCGCTCGCTGGGCCGGTCGGGTGGAGCAGGTGCGGTTGCTCACCCCGGACAAGGACCTGGGGCAGTGCGTGCGGGGTCGCAAGGTGGTCCAGGTGGACCGCAAGCAGCAGAAGGAACTGGACGAGGACGCGGTGCGGGCGAAGTTGGGGGTGCCCCCGGCGAGCGTTCCGGACCTGCTGGCGCTCGTGGGTGATGACGCGGATGGTATTCCTGGCCTGCCCGGCTTCGGAGAGAAGGGTGCGTCGGCTCTGCTCTGCGCGTACGGCCATCTGGATGCGATTCCCGCCGACGCGGCCTCGTGGACCGTGCGCCCCAGAGGCGCGGAGAAGCTCGCCGCCACCCTGCGCGAGCACCGCGAGGATGCGCTGCTGTATCGCAAGCTCGCCACCCTCGTCACGGACGCGCCCCTGGCCGAGTCCCTCGAGGACCTGGCCTGGGCCGGTGTTCCCCGCGCGCGCTTCCTGGCCCTGTGCGACTCGCTGGGGCTCACCACCCTGAAGACTCGCCCCAAGCGCTGGGCTCCGGATGCCGCCTGA
- a CDS encoding GAF domain-containing protein, which produces MVAAGAREASARDSGTPDAQRLALLVDASQRLADAGLEPTAVLERLCALMVPRLSQACSVRLLSKDGRWLHSVASAYTSPEARPLMEHLASIPQPSDRGVHSEVLLTGHAIHYSPSQLTELQGQLRALYPRHMPAESPPVSLSIAHLLVLPLRARQRMMGTLAVYRGPEDPPFELTEQLLMQELVDRAGLALDLARAHEAERRARHEAEVAAERLARLQRVTVALSEAITSADVARVVVEEMIAAIGADRAVMATRLEAEPEQLEVVSHRGVSLAALESMPRIPLTAPLPVTMAYRTGEPVWLESREVLAQSFPSSLIAEPDRTRAVVALPLRLRGRALGVIGFGFDSHRTFNPDERGLLLDLARQSAQALERAWLYESAQQARTRAERVAARTARLQTLNSALSQVLTAPRVAEVVFDQGLAAIGAQMACLWLADASGTQVRLLRSVGLTPEMTRVAGHASLGQGNILDDIIRRGEPVWLESREELARRYPGSEARLRETPMSEASLAGACLPLMVDGRSLGGIAFGFRGVHHFDDDERVFLSLLAHHAAQALERARLFEQERLAREALRDAHHTLRAIIESSPMAIILLELDGKVRLWNPAAEHIFGWTAEEALGRRSPIVPEDKLGELQENLARVARGESILGRELRRQRRDGSLLDVAMWSTSVQVAGDQRLCLSILADITERKRAEEALRFLAEASTLLASSLDHEVTLERVAHLAVPTYADGCHVYLLGEGGRVSCVATASAADQREPPRELGPLEPGGSAVSRVILSGRPELCMDRAARRTPPREQSPLPCELATNSYLCVPLLVRGQTLGALSFVSSHHDYDAQDLEMAQELARRAALALDNARLYRDAREAIRVREEFLSIASHELRTPITSLQLQVQGLLGALTRGPDGLPPERLRRGLEVMDRQVKRQMHLVSDLLDVSRLDEGRLVLRPESLDLATLTREVAERFEQELVRTGSRLTLSAPEPVSGQWDRLRLEQVVTNLISNAVKYGQGNPIELTVDVEGGSARLVVRDSGIGIAPEHLDRVFGRFERAVSERHYGGFGLGLWIARQIIEAMGGHISVRSQLGQGSTFCVQLPREVG; this is translated from the coding sequence ATGGTGGCTGCAGGAGCGAGAGAGGCGAGCGCGCGAGACTCCGGGACACCGGATGCCCAGCGGCTGGCGCTGCTCGTGGACGCGTCCCAACGGCTCGCCGATGCCGGCCTGGAACCGACCGCGGTGCTCGAACGCCTGTGTGCGCTGATGGTTCCCCGGCTGAGTCAGGCCTGCTCCGTGCGCCTGCTGTCCAAGGACGGCAGGTGGCTGCACTCGGTGGCCTCGGCGTACACGAGCCCGGAGGCGCGCCCCCTCATGGAGCACCTGGCCTCCATCCCACAGCCCTCGGACCGGGGCGTCCACTCCGAGGTGCTGCTCACCGGCCACGCCATCCATTACTCCCCGTCGCAGTTGACCGAGCTGCAGGGCCAGCTGCGGGCCCTGTACCCGCGCCACATGCCGGCCGAGAGCCCGCCGGTGTCCTTGAGCATCGCCCACCTGCTGGTGCTGCCGCTGCGCGCACGCCAACGCATGATGGGCACGCTCGCCGTCTACCGCGGACCAGAAGACCCTCCCTTCGAGCTCACCGAGCAGCTGCTGATGCAGGAGCTGGTGGACCGCGCGGGGCTGGCGCTGGACCTGGCGCGCGCCCACGAGGCCGAGCGCCGGGCCCGGCACGAGGCGGAGGTGGCCGCCGAGCGGCTCGCGCGCCTGCAACGCGTCACCGTCGCCCTCAGCGAGGCCATCACCTCCGCGGACGTGGCCCGCGTCGTCGTCGAGGAGATGATCGCCGCCATCGGCGCGGACCGGGCCGTGATGGCCACCCGGCTGGAGGCGGAGCCCGAACAGCTGGAGGTGGTGAGCCACCGGGGGGTCTCGCTCGCGGCCCTGGAGAGCATGCCCCGCATCCCCCTCACCGCGCCGCTGCCCGTGACGATGGCGTACCGCACGGGCGAGCCGGTGTGGCTGGAGTCGCGCGAGGTGCTCGCCCAGTCCTTCCCGAGCTCCCTCATCGCGGAGCCGGACCGGACCCGGGCCGTGGTCGCCCTGCCGCTGCGGCTCCGGGGGCGGGCGCTGGGGGTCATCGGTTTCGGCTTCGACTCGCACCGCACGTTCAACCCGGACGAGCGGGGCCTGCTGCTGGACCTGGCCCGGCAGAGCGCCCAGGCGCTGGAGCGCGCGTGGCTCTACGAGTCCGCGCAGCAGGCCCGCACCCGCGCCGAGCGCGTCGCCGCGCGCACCGCCCGCCTGCAGACGCTCAACTCGGCCCTCTCCCAGGTGCTCACCGCCCCGCGCGTGGCGGAGGTGGTCTTCGACCAGGGCCTGGCGGCCATCGGCGCCCAGATGGCGTGCCTCTGGCTCGCGGACGCGTCCGGCACCCAGGTCCGGTTGCTGCGCAGCGTGGGGTTGACGCCGGAAATGACCCGTGTGGCGGGCCACGCGTCACTGGGGCAGGGCAACATCCTGGATGACATCATCCGGCGAGGCGAGCCGGTGTGGCTCGAGTCGCGCGAGGAGCTCGCCCGGCGCTATCCCGGTTCGGAGGCGCGGCTGCGTGAAACCCCCATGTCCGAGGCCTCCCTCGCCGGGGCGTGCCTGCCGCTGATGGTGGACGGGCGCAGCCTGGGCGGGATCGCCTTCGGGTTCCGCGGGGTGCATCACTTCGACGACGACGAGCGCGTCTTCCTCTCGCTGCTGGCCCACCACGCCGCCCAGGCCCTCGAGCGCGCCCGGCTCTTCGAGCAGGAGCGCCTGGCCCGTGAGGCGCTGCGCGACGCCCACCACACGCTGCGGGCCATCATCGAATCCTCGCCCATGGCCATCATCCTGCTGGAGCTGGATGGGAAGGTGCGCCTGTGGAACCCCGCCGCCGAGCACATCTTCGGCTGGACGGCCGAGGAGGCGCTCGGCCGCCGCTCCCCCATCGTTCCCGAGGACAAGCTGGGGGAGCTGCAAGAGAACCTCGCGCGCGTCGCTCGCGGCGAGTCCATCCTCGGCCGGGAGCTGCGCCGCCAGCGGCGCGATGGCTCCCTGCTCGACGTGGCCATGTGGAGCACCTCGGTGCAGGTAGCGGGCGATCAGCGGCTGTGCCTGTCCATCCTGGCGGACATCACCGAGCGCAAGCGCGCCGAGGAGGCGCTGCGCTTTCTCGCGGAGGCCAGCACGCTGCTGGCCAGCTCGCTGGACCACGAGGTGACACTGGAGCGGGTGGCGCACCTGGCCGTCCCCACCTATGCCGACGGCTGCCACGTGTACCTGCTCGGCGAAGGGGGCAGGGTGAGCTGCGTGGCCACCGCCAGCGCGGCGGACCAGCGGGAGCCGCCGCGCGAGCTGGGGCCGCTGGAGCCCGGTGGGTCCGCCGTCTCGCGCGTCATCCTCTCGGGGCGACCGGAGCTGTGCATGGACCGCGCGGCCCGCCGGACTCCGCCCCGCGAGCAATCCCCGCTGCCGTGCGAGCTGGCCACGAACTCCTACCTGTGCGTGCCCCTGCTGGTGCGAGGCCAGACCCTGGGCGCGCTGTCCTTCGTGTCCTCGCACCACGACTATGACGCGCAGGACCTGGAGATGGCGCAGGAGCTCGCCCGGCGTGCCGCCCTGGCGCTCGACAACGCGCGCCTCTACCGCGACGCACGCGAGGCCATCCGGGTGCGGGAGGAGTTCCTCTCCATCGCCAGCCACGAGCTGCGCACGCCCATCACCTCCCTCCAGCTCCAGGTGCAGGGCCTGCTGGGTGCGCTCACCCGCGGCCCCGACGGCCTCCCCCCCGAGCGACTGCGCCGGGGCCTGGAGGTGATGGACCGGCAGGTGAAGCGGCAGATGCACCTGGTCAGCGACCTGTTGGACGTGTCCCGGCTGGACGAGGGCCGGCTGGTGCTGAGGCCGGAGTCGCTGGACCTGGCCACCCTGACGCGCGAGGTGGCGGAGCGCTTCGAGCAGGAGCTGGTGCGCACCGGCTCGCGCCTCACGCTGAGTGCCCCGGAGCCCGTCTCCGGCCAGTGGGACCGGCTGCGGCTGGAGCAGGTGGTGACGAACCTCATCTCCAACGCGGTGAAATACGGGCAGGGCAACCCCATCGAGCTCACCGTGGATGTCGAGGGTGGGAGCGCCCGCCTGGTGGTGCGGGACTCGGGCATTGGCATCGCGCCGGAGCACCTGGATCGCGTCTTCGGCCGTTTCGAGCGCGCGGTGTCCGAGCGCCACTACGGAGGCTTCGGGCTGGGGCTGTGGATCGCCCGGCAGATCATCGAGGCCATGGGGGGCCACATCTCCGTGAGGAGCCAACTGGGCCAGGGCTCCACGTTCTGCGTGCAATTGCCCCGCGAGGTGGGATGA
- the sitI6 gene encoding SitI6 family double-CXXCG motif immunity protein has product MKFYGLELPERFRGQGPSKPDAWPYTGVYTAFHKWKLPGVNCPACRAIWGGGPAYPGADLSGLPEAKKLEEAYLEEDFAEFERLRELVRPLVPVGALLEPGSKFGPLVGSARGTFAQLFMIHDDLLIRREALEQLRAEGIRGLNAFRTQLRFRQKQAPELLELQIEPHGLLHRDCIPPGKAEPCAKCGRYDFSLPGKPLLDRASLPEHLDLFRLANFTTVIVASEHLVKAIRRLGFEEVSIRELPLR; this is encoded by the coding sequence ATGAAATTCTACGGGTTGGAACTCCCGGAAAGATTTCGCGGCCAGGGCCCCTCGAAGCCGGATGCGTGGCCCTACACGGGGGTGTACACCGCCTTCCACAAGTGGAAGCTGCCCGGCGTGAATTGCCCTGCATGCCGGGCCATCTGGGGCGGAGGGCCCGCCTACCCGGGTGCGGACCTGTCGGGATTGCCAGAGGCGAAGAAGCTCGAAGAGGCTTATCTGGAGGAGGATTTCGCGGAGTTCGAGCGTCTTCGCGAGCTGGTGCGGCCCCTGGTACCGGTGGGGGCGCTACTGGAGCCGGGGTCGAAGTTCGGCCCACTCGTGGGCTCCGCCCGAGGCACCTTCGCGCAACTCTTCATGATTCACGATGATCTGCTCATCCGCCGTGAGGCGTTGGAGCAGTTGCGAGCGGAGGGCATTCGCGGTCTTAACGCCTTCCGCACGCAGCTGCGCTTCCGGCAGAAGCAGGCGCCAGAGCTGCTGGAACTGCAGATCGAACCGCATGGTCTGCTGCACCGGGATTGCATCCCTCCGGGCAAGGCCGAGCCCTGCGCGAAGTGTGGTCGGTACGATTTCAGCCTGCCCGGGAAACCCCTCCTCGACAGGGCCTCGCTGCCCGAGCACCTGGACCTGTTCCGGCTGGCCAACTTCACCACCGTCATCGTGGCCAGTGAGCACCTCGTGAAGGCCATCCGCCGACTCGGCTTCGAAGAGGTATCCATCCGCGAACTGCCCCTGCGCTGA
- a CDS encoding S9 family peptidase, whose amino-acid sequence MNLGSLTPLLVSLLSGTPAAATPAQATQKPATAQAPAPSSVPGIAPLPGQPNLLASGVPAIPPELRRRVLQYLESRAATLLDVSQDGKQVLISTRFADTNQLHLVEQPLGARFQLTFTPEPINNAQFLPTDPRVVFFLQDVGGGEFYQVFRLDRRNGRSELLTDGKSRHEQLDISDDGKWLAYGGTGRNGKDTDVYVAPTDNPKQARRLTEAEGSWLPAGFSHDGSKLLVTQFRAADDSDLHVVDVKTGERRQLTPREGKGSVDSAALTPDGRSVYLVTDRYSDFAELYKLDVDKAPPTSPPPSLTKSIRWNVDAIALSPDGKKLAVKTNEDGYSRLYLLDTKSGALSPVEIPQGVMGGLGFPRGRSDVLAYALSSSKSPSDVYLLDLRTKKSTRWTRSEVGGLDTDTFVEPELVRYPSTDGVKVPSFLYMPRGAQGKVPVVVIWHGGPEGQSRPNLSTFIQYVVVELGMAVLVPNVRGSDGYGKAYRAMDDGVKREQSLADIGATLDYIASRPELDASRVGVYGGSYGGYMVLASVAFFPERIRAAVDVVGISSLPTFLQNTQAYRRDLRRAEYGDERDAEVRKVQERISPLNAVERIKAALFVQQGANDPRVPQSEAEQIVKAVRNRGADVWYMLALDEGHGFGKKSNKDTITMATFLFLEKHLGSPSSAASGSSSGSGK is encoded by the coding sequence ATGAATCTCGGATCCCTCACTCCACTGCTCGTCTCGCTGCTGTCGGGTACTCCAGCCGCGGCGACGCCCGCGCAAGCCACGCAGAAGCCCGCGACCGCCCAGGCTCCGGCTCCGTCCTCGGTGCCCGGCATCGCCCCCCTGCCCGGACAGCCCAACCTGCTGGCCAGCGGGGTGCCCGCCATTCCTCCCGAGCTGCGCCGCCGTGTCCTCCAGTACCTCGAGTCGCGCGCGGCGACCCTGCTGGACGTGAGCCAGGATGGCAAGCAGGTGCTCATCTCCACCCGCTTCGCCGACACCAACCAGCTCCACCTCGTCGAGCAGCCCCTGGGCGCCCGCTTCCAGCTCACCTTCACGCCCGAGCCCATCAACAACGCGCAGTTCCTCCCCACCGACCCGCGCGTCGTCTTCTTCCTGCAGGACGTGGGCGGCGGCGAGTTCTACCAGGTGTTCCGCCTCGACCGGCGCAATGGCCGCTCCGAGCTGCTCACCGATGGCAAGAGCCGCCACGAGCAGCTCGACATCTCCGATGATGGCAAGTGGCTCGCCTACGGGGGCACCGGCCGCAACGGCAAGGACACCGATGTCTACGTGGCGCCCACGGACAATCCCAAGCAGGCCCGCCGTCTCACCGAGGCCGAGGGCTCCTGGTTGCCGGCCGGCTTCTCGCACGATGGCTCGAAGCTGCTCGTCACCCAGTTCCGCGCGGCGGACGACAGCGACCTGCACGTGGTGGATGTGAAGACCGGCGAGCGCCGCCAGCTCACGCCCAGGGAGGGCAAGGGCAGCGTCGACAGTGCGGCCCTCACCCCGGATGGCCGGAGCGTCTACCTCGTCACCGACCGCTACAGCGACTTCGCCGAGCTCTACAAGCTGGACGTCGACAAGGCGCCCCCCACCAGCCCGCCCCCGTCCCTCACGAAGTCCATCCGCTGGAACGTGGATGCCATCGCGCTCTCCCCGGACGGCAAGAAGCTCGCGGTGAAGACGAACGAGGACGGCTACAGCCGGCTGTACCTCCTGGACACGAAGAGCGGCGCGCTCTCTCCGGTGGAGATTCCCCAGGGCGTGATGGGAGGCCTGGGCTTCCCTCGCGGGCGCTCGGACGTGCTCGCCTACGCCCTGTCCTCGTCGAAGTCTCCCTCGGACGTCTACCTGCTCGACCTGCGCACGAAGAAGAGTACCCGCTGGACGCGCTCGGAGGTGGGCGGCCTGGACACGGACACCTTCGTGGAGCCCGAGCTGGTGCGCTACCCCTCCACCGACGGCGTGAAGGTCCCCTCGTTCCTCTACATGCCCCGTGGGGCCCAGGGGAAGGTGCCCGTGGTCGTCATCTGGCACGGCGGCCCCGAGGGGCAGAGCCGACCCAACCTGAGCACCTTCATTCAGTACGTCGTGGTGGAGCTGGGCATGGCCGTGCTGGTGCCCAACGTGCGCGGCTCGGATGGCTACGGCAAGGCGTACCGCGCCATGGATGACGGGGTGAAGCGCGAGCAGAGCCTCGCGGACATCGGCGCCACGCTGGACTACATCGCCTCGCGCCCGGAGCTGGATGCCTCCCGTGTCGGCGTCTACGGCGGCTCCTATGGCGGCTACATGGTGCTGGCCTCGGTGGCCTTCTTCCCCGAGCGCATCCGGGCCGCCGTGGACGTGGTGGGCATCTCCTCTCTGCCCACCTTCCTGCAGAACACCCAGGCCTACCGCAGGGACCTGCGCCGCGCCGAGTACGGCGACGAGCGCGATGCCGAGGTTCGCAAGGTGCAGGAGCGCATCTCTCCCCTCAACGCCGTGGAGCGCATCAAGGCCGCCCTCTTCGTGCAGCAGGGCGCCAACGACCCGCGCGTTCCCCAGTCCGAGGCCGAGCAGATCGTCAAGGCCGTCCGCAATCGCGGCGCGGACGTCTGGTACATGCTCGCCCTCGACGAGGGCCATGGCTTCGGCAAGAAGTCCAACAAGGACACCATCACCATGGCCACCTTCCTCTTCCTGGAGAAGCACCTGGGCTCGCCCTCCAGCGCGGCCAGTGGCTCCAGCTCCGGCTCCGGCAAGTAG
- the sitA6 gene encoding SitA6 family polymorphic toxin lipoprotein: MHDKMRLWGLLLGVLLAGCAASGPSSREEEVPLDTTCQEEDSCLVLACDEEVCGFFFCEDVVVATSEEAHEADGQPGSVVLARGGSPVAITLPSPVTPMRYRGWPLRLPEDREPVFVIPWRNHHLRGLLPSQKQLLEEIELRMRRPHEKHHIFPREFIDWFKFKGIDIHQYTLLIEELLHKRIHRGANGGEWNAAWRQYIQTHQKATREEIWKFAWELCVRFGIYGAIQPYYSPIRLPPPIRY; this comes from the coding sequence ATGCACGACAAGATGAGACTCTGGGGACTGCTGCTGGGGGTGTTGCTGGCGGGGTGCGCGGCCTCGGGCCCTTCCTCTCGCGAGGAGGAGGTTCCGCTCGATACGACCTGCCAGGAGGAGGACTCGTGCCTCGTCCTCGCGTGCGACGAGGAGGTGTGCGGCTTCTTCTTCTGCGAGGACGTGGTGGTGGCCACGAGCGAGGAGGCACACGAGGCGGATGGGCAGCCCGGAAGCGTGGTGCTGGCGCGCGGAGGTTCGCCGGTGGCCATCACGCTGCCCTCTCCTGTCACGCCCATGCGGTACCGGGGTTGGCCGCTGAGACTGCCAGAGGATCGCGAGCCCGTCTTCGTCATCCCCTGGCGAAACCACCACCTGCGCGGCCTGCTGCCCAGTCAGAAGCAGCTCCTCGAAGAGATCGAGCTACGGATGCGCCGGCCTCACGAGAAGCACCACATCTTTCCGCGCGAGTTCATCGACTGGTTCAAGTTCAAGGGCATCGACATCCACCAGTACACGCTCCTCATCGAGGAGCTGTTGCACAAGCGCATCCACCGGGGTGCGAACGGCGGCGAATGGAACGCCGCATGGCGGCAGTACATCCAGACGCATCAGAAAGCGACGAGGGAGGAAATCTGGAAGTTCGCCTGGGAATTGTGCGTGCGCTTCGGCATCTATGGGGCCATCCAGCCGTACTACAGTCCTATCCGGCTCCCTCCCCCCATCCGGTATTGA
- a CDS encoding DUF378 domain-containing protein: MVTKTHLGSSTFNKLLAVLVILGAINWGLIGFFKWNLVTAIFGGDVRPGEASSLSQVIYIVVGLAGLALAFTFPWSSRRVTPGEADRRIDTRREVHP, from the coding sequence ATGGTCACGAAGACCCACCTTGGCAGCAGTACCTTCAACAAGCTGCTCGCCGTGCTGGTCATCCTGGGAGCCATCAACTGGGGCCTCATCGGCTTCTTCAAATGGAACCTGGTGACGGCCATCTTTGGCGGTGACGTACGGCCAGGGGAGGCGAGCAGCCTCAGCCAGGTCATCTACATCGTGGTGGGCCTAGCCGGGCTGGCGCTCGCCTTCACCTTCCCCTGGAGCAGCAGGAGGGTCACACCGGGAGAGGCGGACCGGAGGATCGACACGCGCCGGGAAGTCCATCCATAG